One window from the genome of Anomalospiza imberbis isolate Cuckoo-Finch-1a 21T00152 chromosome 13, ASM3175350v1, whole genome shotgun sequence encodes:
- the WHAMM gene encoding WASP homolog-associated protein with actin, membranes and microtubules — MEPQPDSLEGWVAVRDTAFAEPQPPPRLRFLVGWNGAEGAFAVTCHGRAEAAEQAPQSWAGLFSAPALRGVHRQLSAVCPRLEPAFPEMPPALPGAASGGLWAVLFPGGAAPDEAELQELCRALELYLGWALELCGGRVVLDALFAADRCCDDEYFESLHELRGKALRGHLARAKEALRRVLQQHKSADTMVALMKVYEEEDEAYQDLVTMATQFYQYLLQPFRDMRELATLYKLEILKSLQYDNLGPRRVAALQKDADEWTKRAESAVCSIQDITVNYFKETVKALAAMHKQMEQDEERFGKTTWASALPRLENLKYMLAKETLQHLRARELCLKQKRTGIQKLMENLGEQEENLSIVEELEIQYYETQLELYNVQLEVLKHEEMLLIVQLDTIKRQIKEKQDEVIYYDTCENPEELKVIEQTMGQHYANLSAMTMLRQKTKQLETKRGTVCARRAYLRNKKDQCEASHRQRLQQAEESRKRFQQHHSIQIKRDKQKEEEKKKKAWISQERQKTLERLKVFREASTKCPAHVVLKTSRPQPRSPKLPRGMPQQAVVLSPPPASSTGAAPAVLSPAPSSRVRTALEQPQSILLVEDKEPKASCQNTPPADIPVQIFVTDGDTEEQKHSEQLMVSPCSAPPPPPPPPPPPPLPPPPPPPTLPLQLKPSATEDKPLPLSSDSPSESPALHNQDDSSRRSINNCIGSMDEVLASLKRSEVHLRKVEQPNPYTSVKDSILSAIRQGVKLRKVNRDTERDLSRGSPNELERSIKAAMQRIKKVSADSEEEEDNDQNNGEWDS, encoded by the exons ATGGAGCCGCAGCCCGACAGCCTGGAGGGGTGGGTGGCCGTGCGCGACACCGCCTTCGCTGAGCCTCAGCCGCCGCCGCGGCTCCGCTTCCTCGTGGGGTGGAACGGCGCGGAGGGCGCGTTCGCGGTGACCTGCCACGGGCGGGCGGAGGCGGCGGAGCAGGCCCCGCagagctgggccgggctcttCTCGGCGCCGGCCCTGCGCGGCGTCCACCGGCAGCTGTCGGCCGTGTGCCCGCGCCTGGAGCCCGCCTTCCCCGAGATGCCGCCCGCGCTGCCCGGCGCGGCCTCCGGCGGGCTCTGGGCCGTGCTGTtccccggcggcgccgcgccggaTGAGGccgagctgcaggagctgtgccgGGCGCTGGAGCTGTACCTGGGCTGGGCCCTGGAGCTCTGCGGCGGCCGCGTGGTGCTGGACGCGCTCTTCGCCGCCGACCGCTGCTGCGACGACGAGTACTTCGAGAGCCTCCACGAGCTCCGCGGGAAGGCCCTGCGCGGCCACCTGGCCCGGGCCAAGGAGGCGCTGCGGCGG GTTCTGCAGCAGCATAAAAGTGCCGACACAATGGTGGCTTTGATGAAGGTGTACGAAGAAGAAGATGAAGCTTATCAGGATTTGGTCACCATGGCAACACAATTCTACCAGTATTTACTGCAGCCCTTCAGAGATATGCGAGAGCTGGCGACACTGTACAAACTGGAAATCCTG AAATCTTTGCAGTATGATAATTTGGGGCCCAGAAGAGTAGCAGCTTTGCAGAAGGATGCTGATGAATGGACTAAGCGAGCTGAGAGTGCTGTGTGCTCCATTCAGGATATCACAGTGAACTACTTCAAGGAAACTGTAAAGGCTCTGGCAG CAATGCACAAACAGATGGAGCAAGATGAGGAGAGATTTGGTAAAACTACCTGGGCATCAGCTTTGCCACGACTAGAAAACCTGAAATATATGTTAGCAAAAGAAACCCTTCAACATCTGAGGGCAAGAGAGTTGTGCTTGAAGCAGAAGAGAACTGGCATTCAGAAACTT ATGGAGAATCTTGGTGAACAAGAAGAGAATTTAAGTATAGTGGAGGAGCTGGAAATACAGTATTATGAAACACAGCTGGAATTATATAATGTACAGCTTGAAGTATTGAAACATGAAGAGATGCTGCTTATTGTACAGCTGGACACTATAAAGAGACAGATTAAAG AGAAACAGGATGAAGTTATTTACTATGATACATGTGAAAATCCTGAGGAGCTCAAGGTCATTGAACAGACCATGGGACAACATTACGCTAACTTGTCAGCAATGACGATGCTGAGGCAGAAGACTAAGCAGTTGGAGACAAAGCGTGGGACTGTCTGTGCGAGGAGAGCCTACCTCAGGAACAAAAAA GATCAGTGTGAAGCGAGCCACCGGCAGAGACTGCAACAGGCAGAAGAGAGCAGAAAGCGCTTCCAGCAGCATCACAGCATTCAGATA AAGAGAGACAAAcaaaaagaggaggagaaaaagaaaaaagcttggATAAGCCAGGAACGTCAGAAAACGCTGGAGAGGCTGAAAGTATTCAGAGAGGCAAGTACT aagtgtCCAGCTCATGTTGTTCTGAAAACATCTCGTCCCCAGCCTCGCAGTCCCAAGTTGCCACGAGGCATGCCTCAGCAGGCTGTGGTGCTGTCCCCTCCGCCTGCATCGAGcacaggggcagccccagcagttCTGTCCCCTGCACCCTCATCGAGAGTCAGGACAGCTCTCGAGCAGCCGCAGAGCATTCTGCTTGTAGAAGATAAGGAACCAAAAGCTTCATGCCAGAATACCCCCCCAGCAGACATCCCTGTCCAGATTTTCGTTACTGATGGTGACACAGAGGAACAAAAGCACAGTGAGCAATTGATGGTGTCTCCATGCTCAGCAccccctcctccaccccctcctccaccacctcctcccttgccccctccaccccctcctccCACCCTACCTCTCCAGCTAAAACCATCAGCAACAGAGGATAAACCACTTCCCCTCAGCTCTGATAGCCCCTCAGAAAGCCCTGCACTGCACAATCAGGATGACTCATCCAGGAGGTCCATAAATAATTGCATAG GTTCCATGGATGAAGTTTTGGCTTCTCTGAAGCGCAGTGAAGTTCACCTTCGCAAGGTGGAGCAGCCAAATCCGTACACCTCTGTGAAGGACAGCATCCTCTCTGCCATAAGGCAAGGGGTTAAACTAAGGAAAGTGAATCGAGATACTGAGAGAGATCTCAGTAGAGGATCCCCTAATGAGCTGGAGAGAAGCATTAAGGCAGCCATGCAGAGAATTAAGAAAGTGTCTGCTGATTCTGAAGAAGAGGAGGACAACGATCAGAATAATGGAGAATGGGACAGCTAA